In the Ramlibacter tataouinensis TTB310 genome, one interval contains:
- the kynU gene encoding kynureninase, producing the protein MTAISLHDCRSRDAADPLRPLRDLFALPPGVIYLDGNSLGPLPRATAARVARAVEQEWGQGLIRSWNDAGWFEMPGRVGDRIAAWIGAGAGEVVATDTTSINLYKVLSAALQIAAQDAPGRRVVLSERSNFPTDLYIAQALCRQQGCTLRLVEAQELPAALDGEVAVLMLTHVNYRSGAMHDMAALTRAAHEAGALAVWDLAHSAGAVPVHLHDAQADFAIGCGYKYFNGGPGAPAFVWVHPRHAERFWQPLAGWWGHDAPFAFTPEYVPAPGIGRYLCGTQPVLAMVALACGLDTLEASLPHGGMRALRAKSLALTDLFIALVEQRCGDAGLRLVTPRDHAQRGSQVCLSYQGPHARHCVSSLPPEGAVPALGQPGDGHAEGAYAMVQALIARGVVGDYRAPDILRFGFTPLYLGFEDVWKAVEQLGQVLDSGEWRRPEFGRRQAVT; encoded by the coding sequence ATGACTGCCATCTCCCTGCACGACTGCCGCTCGCGCGACGCCGCCGACCCGCTGCGCCCGCTGCGCGACCTGTTCGCCCTGCCGCCGGGCGTGATCTACCTGGACGGCAACTCGCTCGGGCCCTTGCCGCGCGCCACCGCGGCGCGCGTGGCAAGGGCGGTCGAACAGGAATGGGGCCAGGGCCTGATCCGCTCCTGGAACGACGCCGGCTGGTTCGAGATGCCGGGACGCGTGGGCGACCGCATCGCCGCCTGGATTGGCGCCGGCGCGGGCGAGGTGGTGGCCACCGACACCACCTCCATCAACCTGTACAAGGTGCTGAGCGCGGCGCTGCAGATCGCCGCCCAGGACGCGCCGGGCCGGCGCGTGGTGCTCAGCGAGCGCAGCAACTTTCCCACCGACCTCTACATCGCCCAGGCCCTGTGCCGCCAGCAGGGCTGCACCCTGCGGCTGGTGGAGGCGCAGGAGCTGCCCGCGGCGCTCGACGGCGAGGTCGCGGTGCTGATGCTCACCCACGTGAACTACCGCAGCGGCGCCATGCACGACATGGCGGCCCTCACGCGCGCGGCGCACGAAGCCGGCGCGCTCGCGGTGTGGGACCTGGCGCACAGCGCCGGCGCGGTGCCGGTCCATCTGCACGACGCGCAAGCGGACTTCGCCATCGGCTGCGGCTACAAGTACTTCAACGGCGGGCCCGGCGCGCCGGCCTTCGTGTGGGTGCACCCGCGCCATGCGGAGCGCTTCTGGCAGCCGCTGGCCGGCTGGTGGGGCCATGACGCCCCTTTCGCGTTCACGCCCGAGTACGTGCCGGCGCCCGGCATCGGCCGCTACCTGTGCGGCACGCAGCCGGTGCTGGCGATGGTGGCCCTGGCTTGCGGACTGGACACCCTGGAGGCCAGCCTGCCGCACGGCGGCATGCGGGCGCTGCGCGCCAAGTCGCTGGCCCTGACCGACCTGTTCATCGCCCTGGTGGAGCAGCGCTGCGGCGATGCGGGCCTGCGCCTGGTCACGCCGCGCGATCATGCGCAGCGCGGCTCGCAGGTGTGCCTGTCGTATCAGGGCCCCCACGCTCGGCACTGCGTGTCCTCGCTGCCCCCCGAGGGGGCTGTGCCCGCCTTGGGGCAGCCCGGCGACGGGCACGCCGAAGGCGCCTACGCCATGGTGCAGGCCCTGATCGCGCGCGGGGTGGTGGGTGACTACCGCGCCCCCGACATCCTGCGTTTCGGCTTCACGCCGCTGTACCTGGGCTTCGAGGACGTCTGGAAGGCGGTGGAGCAGTTGGGCCAGGTGCTGGACAGTGGCGAGTGGCGGCGGCCGGAGTTCGGCCGCCGACAGGCGGTCACATGA
- the kynB gene encoding arylformamidase, protein MPSHDEPRLWDISPPVHAGAPVFPGDTPYSQRWAATIAPGCPVNVSSLTLSPHVGAHADAPLHYDPQGEPVGALDLAPFLGRCRVIHALQPGPLVEWRHLEHAARGLPPRVLVRTYERAPVDRWDPALAAFAPQTVERLADLGVRLVGIDTASIDPAQSKELPSHQVIRRRGLRVLENLVLDGVPEGDYELVALPLKLMTADASPVRAVLRSL, encoded by the coding sequence ATGCCAAGCCACGACGAGCCCCGCCTCTGGGACATCTCGCCGCCCGTGCACGCCGGCGCGCCGGTGTTCCCGGGCGACACGCCGTACAGCCAGCGCTGGGCCGCCACCATCGCGCCGGGCTGCCCGGTCAACGTCAGCAGCCTGACCCTGTCGCCCCATGTGGGCGCCCATGCCGACGCGCCGCTGCACTACGACCCGCAGGGCGAGCCGGTGGGCGCGCTGGACCTCGCCCCCTTCCTCGGCCGCTGCCGCGTCATCCATGCTCTGCAGCCGGGGCCCCTGGTGGAGTGGCGTCATCTGGAGCATGCCGCGCGCGGGCTGCCGCCGCGGGTGCTGGTGCGCACCTACGAGCGCGCCCCGGTCGACCGCTGGGATCCGGCGCTGGCGGCCTTCGCGCCGCAGACGGTCGAGCGGCTGGCCGACCTGGGCGTGCGCCTGGTCGGCATCGACACGGCCAGCATCGACCCGGCGCAGAGCAAGGAGCTGCCCAGCCACCAGGTGATCCGCCGGCGCGGCCTGCGCGTGCTGGAGAACCTGGTGCTCGACGGCGTGCCCGAGGGCGACTACGAGCTGGTCGCCCTGCCCCTGAAACTGATGACGGCCGACGCCTCCCCGGTGCGCGCCGTCCTGCGTTCCCTATGA
- the serC gene encoding 3-phosphoserine/phosphohydroxythreonine transaminase: MTRVFNFSPGPAVLPEPVLRQAAAEMLDWHGSGMSVMEMSHRGPEFMGILAEAEADLRELMAIPSGYRVLFMQGGAIGENAIVPMNLIGRTGRADYVVTGTWSEKSAKEAKNYGQVCVAASGEAGAFRAIPPRSEWRLDPQAAYVHICSNETIGGVEFHWTPDTGDVPLVADMSSNILSRPIDVSRYGLIYAGAQKNMGPSGVTVVIVREDLLGHALPITPAAFNYQVQAQNDSMYNTPPTYAIYIAGLVFKHVKSLGGLATMEEHNRAKARLLYDFLDGSRFFRNEVAPADRSLMNVPFHLRDASLDKAFLDGARQRGMVQLKGHRIVGGMRASIYNAMPIEGVRALVAYLREFEAAHG, translated from the coding sequence ATGACCCGCGTCTTCAACTTCAGCCCCGGCCCCGCCGTCCTGCCCGAACCCGTGCTACGCCAAGCGGCGGCCGAAATGCTCGACTGGCACGGCAGCGGCATGTCGGTGATGGAGATGAGCCACCGCGGGCCCGAGTTCATGGGCATCCTGGCCGAGGCCGAGGCCGACCTGCGCGAGCTGATGGCCATCCCTTCCGGCTACCGCGTGCTGTTCATGCAGGGCGGCGCCATCGGCGAGAACGCCATCGTGCCGATGAACCTGATCGGCCGCACGGGCCGGGCCGATTACGTGGTTACCGGCACCTGGTCGGAGAAGTCGGCCAAGGAGGCCAAGAACTACGGCCAGGTGTGCGTCGCGGCATCGGGCGAGGCCGGCGCCTTCCGCGCCATCCCGCCCCGGTCCGAATGGCGGCTGGACCCGCAGGCCGCCTACGTGCACATCTGCTCCAACGAGACCATCGGCGGCGTCGAGTTCCACTGGACGCCGGACACCGGCGATGTGCCGCTGGTGGCCGACATGTCGTCCAACATCCTGTCGCGGCCGATCGACGTGAGCCGCTACGGCCTGATTTACGCCGGCGCGCAGAAGAACATGGGGCCTTCGGGCGTGACCGTGGTGATCGTGCGCGAGGACCTGCTCGGCCATGCCCTGCCCATCACGCCGGCCGCCTTCAACTACCAGGTGCAGGCGCAGAACGACTCCATGTACAACACGCCGCCCACCTACGCGATCTACATCGCCGGGCTGGTGTTCAAGCACGTGAAGTCGCTGGGCGGCCTGGCCACCATGGAAGAGCACAACCGGGCCAAGGCCCGGCTGCTGTACGACTTCCTGGACGGCAGCCGGTTCTTCCGCAACGAGGTGGCGCCGGCCGACCGCTCGCTGATGAACGTGCCCTTCCACCTCAGGGACGCGTCGCTGGACAAGGCCTTCCTGGACGGCGCGCGCCAGCGCGGCATGGTCCAGTTGAAGGGCCACCGCATCGTGGGCGGCATGCGCGCGTCCATCTACAACGCCATGCCCATCGAGGGCGTGCGCGCGCTGGTGGCCTACCTGCGCGAGTTCGAGGCGGCACACGGCTGA
- a CDS encoding FAD-dependent monooxygenase — protein MTQELLVAGGGIAGLAAAVAGSRAGWEVRLFEQAAAFGEVGAGLQLGPNATRLLGEWGLLDAVRARAAAPRRLVVRDAHRGHEIAALALGADIERRYGAPYLTAHRADLHAVLLEAAQGRGARLHTGTRLAAMDEDEAVVRLHTECGRTVEGEALAVADGLWSTLRVQLLGGQARPRAFGHLAYRGLLPAADVADRGLLRAVTAWLGPDLHAVTYPVRSGELLNVVCFVEGRVEGDPTGWDREATAARLQAALRPVRGGLRALVDAMPGWRLWVLHDRAPLGSAQEMARGRAALLGDAAHPMRPYLAQGAAMALEDAGALGRALAMADGRLIDVPTALRCYAQGRWQRCARVQRRSLRNGRIFHAGGLVRWGRDASLRLLGARLLDMPWLYGPL, from the coding sequence GTGACGCAGGAGCTGCTGGTCGCCGGCGGTGGCATAGCCGGGCTGGCGGCGGCGGTGGCCGGCTCGCGCGCCGGCTGGGAGGTGCGGCTGTTCGAGCAGGCGGCGGCGTTCGGCGAGGTGGGCGCGGGCCTGCAGCTGGGCCCCAACGCCACCCGGCTGCTGGGCGAGTGGGGCCTGCTGGATGCGGTGCGCGCGCGGGCGGCCGCGCCCCGGCGGCTGGTGGTGCGCGATGCGCACCGCGGCCACGAGATCGCCGCCCTGGCGCTGGGCGCCGACATCGAGCGGCGTTACGGCGCCCCCTACCTGACCGCCCACCGGGCCGACCTGCATGCCGTGCTGCTGGAGGCCGCCCAGGGACGGGGCGCCCGGCTGCACACCGGCACGCGCCTGGCGGCGATGGACGAGGACGAGGCCGTGGTGCGCCTGCACACCGAGTGCGGCCGCACCGTGGAAGGCGAGGCCCTGGCCGTCGCGGACGGCCTGTGGAGCACGCTGCGCGTCCAGCTGCTGGGAGGCCAGGCCAGGCCGCGGGCCTTCGGCCACCTGGCTTACCGCGGGCTGCTGCCGGCCGCCGACGTGGCCGATCGCGGCCTGCTGCGCGCGGTGACCGCCTGGCTGGGGCCCGACCTGCATGCCGTGACCTACCCGGTGCGCTCGGGCGAGCTGCTCAACGTGGTGTGCTTCGTGGAAGGCCGTGTGGAGGGCGACCCCACCGGCTGGGACCGGGAGGCCACGGCGGCCCGGCTGCAAGCCGCCCTGCGCCCGGTGCGCGGGGGCTTGCGCGCGCTGGTCGATGCCATGCCCGGCTGGCGCCTGTGGGTGCTGCACGACCGCGCGCCGCTGGGCTCGGCGCAGGAGATGGCGCGCGGGCGCGCCGCCCTGCTGGGCGACGCCGCGCACCCGATGCGCCCCTACCTGGCGCAGGGCGCCGCCATGGCCCTGGAGGATGCCGGCGCGCTGGGCCGCGCGCTGGCCATGGCCGACGGCCGGCTGATCGACGTGCCCACCGCGCTGAGATGCTATGCGCAGGGCCGCTGGCAGCGCTGCGCCCGGGTGCAGCGCCGGTCGCTGCGCAACGGCCGCATCTTCCATGCCGGCGGGCTGGTGCGCTGGGGCCGCGATGCGTCGCTGCGCCTGCTGGGTGCGCGGCTGTTGGATATGCCCTGGCTGTACGGCCCCCTCTGA
- a CDS encoding aconitate hydratase, which produces MNHAFAHTLRKFKIAAGKSGQFHSLPALAEQFPNIRRLPVSMRIVLESVLRNCDGLKVTPEHVRQVANWQPTAERTEEIPFVVARVVLQDFTGVPLLADLAAMRSAAARLGKPPGAIEPLVPVDLVVDHSVMVDHYGTRDALDLNMKLEFQRNRERYEFMKWGMQAFDTFGVVPPGFGIVHQVNLEYLARGVHRRDDGVYYPDTLVGTDSHTTMINGVGVVGWGVGGIEAEAAMLGQPVYFLTPDVVGFELTGRLREGCTATDLVLTVTEILRRHKVVGKFVEFFGEGTRTLGVPDRATIGNMAPEYGATMGFFPVDEKTIEYFKGTGRSKEEVDALEGYFRAQELFGIPMPGQVDYSQVIHLDLGTVTPSLSGPKRPQDRIELGHVSRQFSSLFSRPPAENGFNQPAGRLGERHLLRFGESSDKVPMTPDTPPAAPRFEAEMQANKPTLPSAVALAEPPEQHVAGVTIGNGDVLIAAITSCTNTSNPGVLLAAGLLAKKAVEAGLQVKPHIKTSLAPGSRIVTDYLTRSGLLSYLEQLGFTVAGYGCTTCIGNSGDLAAEINESIVKNDLVCAAVLSGNRNFEARIHPNIKANFLASPPLVVAYAIAGTVLTDLMTQPVGKGHGGKDVWLGDIWPSSDEIHKLMKHAMNGKAYQANYGQVKSNPGALWERIQGVGGETYVWPPSTYIAEPPFFDDFDIEPASTAAPVRVEGARIMALFGDSITTDHISPAGSIKESSPAGQWLKAHGVMKADFNSYGSRRGNHEVMMRGTFANVRIKNLMIPALPDGSREEGGLTVYRDAQGNAEKVSIYDAAMKYMAEGRPTVIFAGEEYGTGSSRDWAAKGTQLLGIKAVVARSFERIHRSNLVGMGVLPLQFKGGDTWQSLQLDGSELVDVIPDPQLRPMSDARLVVTRADGSRQELTVTLRIDTPIEVEYYRNGGILPFVLRQLLSQ; this is translated from the coding sequence ATGAATCACGCTTTCGCCCACACCCTGCGCAAGTTCAAGATCGCCGCCGGCAAGAGCGGCCAGTTCCATTCCCTGCCGGCCCTGGCCGAGCAGTTCCCCAACATCCGCCGCCTGCCGGTCTCCATGCGCATCGTGCTGGAGTCGGTGCTGCGCAACTGCGACGGGCTCAAGGTCACGCCCGAGCACGTGCGCCAGGTGGCCAACTGGCAGCCCACGGCCGAGCGCACCGAGGAGATCCCTTTCGTTGTCGCCCGCGTGGTGCTGCAGGACTTCACCGGCGTGCCGCTGCTGGCCGACCTGGCCGCCATGCGCAGCGCCGCCGCCCGGCTGGGCAAGCCTCCCGGCGCGATCGAGCCGCTGGTGCCGGTGGACCTGGTGGTGGACCACTCGGTGATGGTGGACCACTACGGCACCCGCGACGCGCTGGACCTGAACATGAAGCTCGAGTTCCAGCGCAACCGGGAGCGCTACGAATTCATGAAATGGGGCATGCAGGCCTTCGACACCTTCGGCGTGGTGCCCCCGGGCTTCGGCATCGTGCACCAGGTCAACCTGGAGTACCTGGCGCGCGGCGTGCACAGGCGCGACGACGGCGTCTACTACCCGGACACCCTGGTGGGCACCGACAGCCACACCACCATGATCAACGGCGTGGGCGTGGTGGGCTGGGGCGTGGGCGGCATCGAGGCCGAGGCGGCGATGCTGGGCCAGCCGGTGTACTTCCTCACGCCCGACGTGGTGGGCTTCGAGCTCACCGGCCGGCTGCGCGAGGGCTGCACCGCCACCGACCTGGTGCTCACCGTCACCGAGATCCTGCGCAGGCACAAGGTGGTGGGCAAGTTCGTCGAGTTCTTCGGCGAGGGCACGCGCACGCTGGGCGTGCCCGACCGCGCCACCATCGGCAACATGGCGCCCGAGTACGGCGCGACCATGGGCTTCTTCCCGGTGGACGAGAAGACCATCGAGTACTTCAAGGGCACGGGCCGCAGCAAGGAGGAGGTGGACGCGCTGGAGGGCTACTTCCGCGCGCAGGAGCTGTTCGGCATCCCCATGCCCGGGCAGGTCGACTACTCGCAGGTCATCCACCTGGACCTGGGCACGGTGACGCCCAGCCTGTCGGGCCCCAAGCGGCCGCAGGACCGCATCGAGCTGGGCCACGTCTCGCGCCAGTTCTCCTCCCTGTTCAGCAGGCCGCCGGCCGAGAACGGCTTCAACCAGCCGGCCGGGCGGCTGGGCGAACGGCACCTGCTGCGGTTCGGCGAATCGTCCGACAAGGTGCCGATGACGCCCGACACCCCGCCGGCGGCGCCGCGCTTCGAGGCCGAGATGCAGGCCAACAAGCCCACGCTGCCGTCGGCGGTGGCCCTGGCCGAGCCGCCCGAGCAGCACGTCGCGGGCGTGACCATCGGCAACGGCGACGTGCTGATCGCCGCCATCACCAGCTGCACCAACACCTCCAACCCCGGCGTGCTGCTGGCGGCGGGCCTGCTGGCCAAGAAGGCGGTGGAAGCCGGCCTGCAGGTCAAGCCGCACATCAAGACCTCGCTGGCCCCCGGCTCGCGCATCGTCACCGACTACCTCACCCGCTCCGGCCTGCTGTCCTACCTGGAGCAGCTGGGCTTCACCGTGGCGGGCTACGGCTGCACCACCTGCATCGGCAACTCGGGCGACCTGGCGGCCGAGATCAACGAATCCATCGTCAAGAACGACCTGGTGTGCGCGGCCGTGCTGTCGGGCAACCGCAACTTCGAGGCCCGCATCCATCCCAACATCAAGGCCAACTTCCTGGCCAGCCCGCCGCTGGTGGTGGCCTATGCCATCGCCGGCACCGTGCTCACGGACCTGATGACCCAGCCCGTCGGCAAGGGCCATGGCGGCAAGGACGTGTGGCTGGGCGACATCTGGCCGTCCAGCGACGAGATCCACAAGCTGATGAAGCACGCCATGAACGGCAAGGCCTACCAAGCCAACTACGGCCAGGTGAAGTCCAACCCCGGCGCGCTGTGGGAGCGCATCCAGGGCGTGGGCGGCGAGACCTACGTCTGGCCGCCCAGCACCTACATCGCCGAGCCGCCGTTCTTCGACGACTTCGACATCGAGCCCGCCAGCACCGCCGCGCCCGTCAGGGTGGAGGGGGCGCGCATCATGGCCCTGTTCGGCGACTCCATCACCACCGACCACATCTCGCCGGCCGGCTCCATCAAGGAGAGCTCGCCCGCCGGCCAGTGGCTCAAGGCCCACGGCGTGATGAAGGCCGACTTCAACAGCTACGGCTCGCGCCGCGGCAACCACGAGGTGATGATGCGCGGCACCTTCGCCAACGTGCGGATCAAGAACCTGATGATCCCGGCCCTGCCCGACGGCTCGCGCGAGGAGGGCGGCCTCACCGTCTACCGAGACGCACAGGGCAACGCCGAAAAGGTGTCCATCTACGACGCGGCCATGAAGTACATGGCCGAGGGCCGGCCCACGGTGATCTTCGCGGGCGAGGAGTACGGCACCGGCTCCTCGCGCGACTGGGCGGCCAAGGGCACGCAGCTGCTGGGCATCAAGGCGGTGGTGGCGCGCAGCTTCGAGCGCATCCACCGCAGCAACCTGGTGGGCATGGGCGTGCTGCCGCTGCAGTTCAAGGGCGGCGACACCTGGCAGTCCCTGCAGCTCGACGGCTCGGAGCTGGTGGACGTGATCCCCGACCCGCAGCTGCGGCCCATGAGCGACGCCCGGCTGGTCGTCACCCGCGCCGACGGCAGCCGCCAGGAGCTGACGGTGACGCTGCGTATCGACACGCCCATCGAGGTGGAGTACTACCGCAACGGCGGCATTCTTCCCTTCGTCCTGAGACAGCTGCTGTCGCAGTGA
- the kynA gene encoding tryptophan 2,3-dioxygenase, which translates to MSGTRTPGPQDIVHAEGAQLDFSRSMSYGDYLQLDAVLNAQKPLSPDHNEMLFIIQHQTSELWMKLMLHELKAAIAGVASDQLGSAFKMLARVSRIMEQLVHAWDVLATMTPPEYSAIRPYLANSSGFQSAQYRSIEFALGNKNAAMLKPHAHRPDLLAQVQAFYEAPSLYDESLRLLARRGLPVPASHTQRDWTRPYEESAEVEQAWLTVYRDPQRHWDLYQLGEELTDLEDAFRLWRFRHVTTVERVIGFKRGTGGTGGVSYLRRMLEVVLFPEIWKLRTDL; encoded by the coding sequence ATGAGCGGAACCAGGACGCCCGGGCCGCAGGACATCGTGCACGCCGAAGGCGCGCAGCTGGACTTCAGCCGCTCCATGAGCTACGGCGACTACCTGCAGCTGGACGCCGTCCTGAACGCGCAGAAGCCGCTCTCGCCCGACCACAACGAGATGCTGTTCATCATCCAGCACCAGACCAGCGAGCTGTGGATGAAGCTGATGCTGCACGAGCTGAAGGCGGCCATCGCCGGCGTGGCGAGCGACCAGCTGGGCAGCGCGTTCAAGATGCTGGCGCGGGTCTCGCGCATCATGGAGCAGCTGGTGCATGCCTGGGACGTGCTGGCCACCATGACGCCGCCGGAGTACAGCGCCATCCGCCCCTACCTGGCCAACTCCAGCGGTTTCCAGAGCGCCCAGTACCGCAGCATCGAGTTCGCGCTGGGCAACAAGAACGCCGCCATGCTCAAGCCGCATGCGCACCGCCCGGACCTGCTCGCCCAGGTGCAGGCGTTCTATGAGGCACCCTCGCTGTACGACGAGTCGCTGCGCCTGCTGGCGCGCCGCGGCCTGCCGGTGCCGGCCAGCCACACGCAGCGCGACTGGACCCGGCCCTACGAGGAAAGCGCCGAGGTGGAGCAGGCCTGGCTCACCGTCTACCGCGACCCGCAGCGCCACTGGGACCTGTACCAGCTGGGCGAGGAGCTCACCGACCTGGAGGATGCCTTCCGGCTCTGGCGCTTCCGCCATGTCACGACGGTGGAACGCGTCATCGGCTTCAAGCGCGGCACCGGCGGCACGGGCGGCGTGAGCTACCTGCGCAGGATGCTGGAGGTGGTGCTGTTTCCGGAGATCTGGAAGCTGCGCACGGACCTCTAG
- a CDS encoding membrane protein, with amino-acid sequence MGTHAKSDRKIDLALSGGGIRSATVSLGVLQALAAHEWLGRIGTLSTVSGGGYIGTFLCRLAARVREHTPDAETAWTHTGRILLTPTSQDVSLAPGGVSPSATLVLHPLQWLRENSRYLTPSGSSDMRQGAAYYLRGLLALHFDLALVALMLGLAVVLGGFLADALFWLTEEPAVTARAALAQALGLPVPPCAAHGGAPAACGATWVASGWWLAALAVLALACAVGLAYWLTVRRLHDREDNPAAAAQEWTQSLMVLVSLAVFVALFAVWLAYAASRGRAWWPPAMLGGIAVAGVLIWALSLAAARLKTRRKQVRQAAPGIAEDTAGSQQQRKADTTWLTITQAQVDRQRRWLTVWLSRCLVALVVLAVVAALDTLAMSLVQHHARQGDWWPWTVPAAAYGTLLAAAWRWLTQAESQQQGASRWRNWTDAAVLLLALAVAATLALAYLVMAYALVVDDARALARPFQGDWALGVLLLAGLVLAAACMHFAPGFLNLSSFHNLYAARLKRAYLGAANPERLSELRRPVDAARLQSSRAAFVNEVRAGDEPSDIDKYIEDNDRTLGIEHVINVTVNQRLSTTSPTLARDRQGVAMCLARDGVFVEAALRGGPGHPGPRFTHAQMKASPLTLAQWVAISGAAFSVGVGKETRPGYALLAFLANVRTAYWWPAPRADGPAGPGGLWCLLLEEMRCRFLGTQGRYWYLSDGGHFDNTAAYELVRRRSTHVLASDNGADPHYRFDDLTHLLRRIRIDFGAEGVIRSREELVGFGFKAEGFGTPEDFRRAQQKGESQPWALWVEIYHDRESGRPRDTASEPPDGIIVWVKPARVADWPADVGHYAQTHARFPQETTADQFFDEAQWESYRRLGELLAGRVLAADVFRHMDARLQPPAGPSATVPG; translated from the coding sequence ATGGGAACGCACGCGAAATCCGACCGCAAGATCGACCTGGCGCTGTCGGGCGGCGGCATCCGAAGCGCCACGGTGTCGCTGGGCGTGCTGCAGGCGCTGGCTGCGCACGAATGGCTCGGCCGGATCGGCACGCTGTCCACGGTGTCGGGCGGCGGGTACATCGGCACGTTCCTGTGCCGTCTGGCGGCCCGGGTGCGGGAGCACACGCCGGATGCCGAAACGGCCTGGACGCACACGGGAAGGATCCTGCTCACCCCTACGTCGCAGGACGTCAGCCTGGCGCCCGGTGGCGTGTCGCCGTCGGCGACGCTGGTCCTCCATCCCTTGCAGTGGCTGCGGGAGAACAGCCGCTACCTGACGCCCTCAGGCAGCAGCGACATGCGGCAGGGAGCCGCCTACTACCTGCGCGGCTTGCTGGCCCTGCATTTCGATCTGGCGCTTGTCGCCCTGATGCTCGGTCTGGCCGTGGTGCTGGGCGGCTTCCTGGCCGATGCCTTGTTCTGGCTCACCGAGGAGCCGGCCGTGACCGCACGCGCAGCGTTGGCGCAAGCCCTGGGGCTGCCGGTGCCGCCCTGTGCCGCCCACGGCGGCGCGCCAGCGGCTTGTGGCGCGACCTGGGTGGCCAGCGGCTGGTGGCTCGCGGCCCTGGCGGTGCTCGCGCTCGCCTGCGCCGTCGGCCTGGCCTATTGGCTGACGGTGCGCCGCCTCCACGACCGCGAGGACAACCCGGCCGCTGCGGCGCAGGAGTGGACGCAAAGCCTCATGGTGCTCGTGTCCTTGGCCGTGTTCGTCGCGCTGTTCGCAGTCTGGCTGGCCTACGCCGCGAGCAGGGGGCGGGCCTGGTGGCCGCCGGCCATGCTTGGCGGCATCGCCGTCGCCGGCGTGCTCATCTGGGCGCTGTCGCTGGCGGCCGCCCGGCTGAAAACGCGCCGCAAACAGGTCCGGCAAGCGGCGCCTGGCATTGCCGAGGACACCGCAGGCTCCCAGCAGCAACGCAAGGCCGACACCACGTGGTTGACCATCACCCAAGCGCAGGTCGACCGGCAGCGGCGATGGCTGACGGTGTGGCTGTCGCGCTGCCTGGTCGCGCTCGTCGTGCTGGCGGTCGTGGCCGCTCTGGACACGCTGGCCATGAGCCTGGTGCAGCACCATGCCCGGCAGGGCGACTGGTGGCCGTGGACGGTGCCCGCGGCGGCCTACGGGACCTTGCTGGCGGCTGCCTGGCGCTGGCTGACGCAGGCGGAATCTCAGCAGCAGGGGGCATCGCGCTGGCGCAACTGGACGGACGCTGCCGTGCTGCTGCTGGCGCTGGCGGTCGCGGCGACGCTCGCGCTGGCCTATCTGGTCATGGCATACGCCCTGGTGGTCGACGACGCGCGGGCGCTTGCCAGGCCGTTCCAGGGCGACTGGGCACTGGGCGTCCTCCTTCTCGCAGGCCTGGTGCTCGCGGCGGCCTGCATGCATTTCGCTCCCGGCTTTCTCAATCTCTCGAGCTTCCACAACCTCTACGCCGCCCGGCTGAAGCGGGCTTACCTGGGCGCCGCCAACCCCGAGCGCCTGTCCGAGCTGCGGCGCCCTGTCGATGCGGCGCGGCTGCAGTCGAGCCGGGCTGCCTTCGTGAACGAGGTCCGCGCAGGGGATGAGCCTTCGGACATCGACAAATACATCGAGGACAACGACCGGACGCTGGGCATCGAGCACGTGATCAACGTGACCGTGAACCAGCGCTTGAGCACCACCTCGCCCACGCTCGCACGCGACCGGCAGGGAGTGGCCATGTGCCTGGCCAGGGACGGCGTGTTCGTCGAAGCCGCGCTGCGCGGCGGGCCGGGCCACCCCGGCCCGCGGTTCACGCATGCGCAGATGAAGGCCTCGCCCCTGACGCTGGCGCAGTGGGTGGCCATCTCCGGTGCCGCGTTCTCGGTGGGTGTCGGCAAGGAAACCAGGCCGGGCTATGCGCTGCTGGCTTTCCTGGCCAACGTGAGAACCGCCTACTGGTGGCCCGCTCCGCGGGCGGACGGGCCGGCCGGGCCGGGCGGCCTGTGGTGCCTGTTGCTGGAGGAGATGCGCTGCCGCTTCCTCGGCACGCAAGGCCGCTACTGGTACCTCTCCGATGGCGGGCACTTCGACAACACGGCGGCGTACGAACTGGTGCGCCGCCGCAGCACGCACGTGCTGGCCAGCGACAACGGCGCCGACCCGCACTACCGGTTCGACGACCTCACGCACCTGCTGCGCCGCATCCGGATCGATTTCGGCGCGGAGGGCGTGATCCGCTCGCGCGAAGAGCTCGTCGGGTTCGGCTTCAAGGCCGAGGGCTTCGGCACGCCGGAAGACTTCCGCCGCGCGCAGCAGAAGGGCGAATCGCAGCCCTGGGCCTTGTGGGTGGAGATCTACCACGACCGCGAGAGCGGCCGGCCGCGCGACACGGCGTCCGAACCGCCCGACGGGATCATCGTCTGGGTCAAGCCGGCGCGCGTCGCGGATTGGCCGGCCGATGTGGGCCACTATGCGCAGACGCATGCGCGCTTCCCGCAGGAAACCACCGCCGACCAGTTCTTCGACGAGGCCCAGTGGGAGAGCTATCGGCGCCTGGGCGAGTTGCTGGCCGGGCGGGTGCTGGCCGCCGATGTCTTTCGCCATATGGACGCGCGGCTGCAGCCTCCAGCGGGCCCGTCTGCCACGGTGCCGGGCTAG